One genomic region from Leishmania braziliensis MHOM/BR/75/M2904 complete genome, chromosome 35 encodes:
- a CDS encoding 60S ribosomal protein L30, producing MAKKTKSKVDTINSKLQLVMKSGKYVLGTQQALTTLRQARSKLVVISNNCPPIRRAEIEYYCTLSKTPIHHYSGNNLDLGSACGKHFRTCVLSVTDVGDSDIAA from the coding sequence ATGGCCAAGAAGACGAAGTCTAAGGTGGACACGATCAACTCCAAGCTCCAGCTGGTGATGAAGTCCGGTAAGTACGTACTCGGcacgcagcaggcgctgaCGACCCTCCGCCAGGCTCGCAGTAAGCTGGTTGTCATCTCTAACAACTGCCCACCGATCCGCCGCGCCGAGATCGAGTACTACTGCACACTCAGCAAGACCCCGATCCACCACTACTCGGGCAACAACCTGGACCTTGGTTCGGCATGCGGCAAGCACTTCCGCACTTGCGTCCTGTCCGTGACGGATGTCGGTGACTCGGACATCGCTGCGTAA